In Mauremys mutica isolate MM-2020 ecotype Southern chromosome 16, ASM2049712v1, whole genome shotgun sequence, one DNA window encodes the following:
- the SDF2L1 gene encoding stromal cell-derived factor 2-like protein 1 — MRRRRCCCCLLLLLALLCEPGRGGEPGPGAVTCGSVLKLLNTRHNVRLHSHEVKYGSGSGQQSVTGVEASDDANSYWRIRGKNDDTCQRGTPVKCGQAIRLTHVNTGKNLHTHHFPSPLSNNQEVSAFGDDGEGDDLDIWTVQCSGTHWEREDAVRFKHIGTDVFLSITGEQYGHPIRGQREVHGMNSPNHHNYWMAMEGVFIKPSMDPAKHDEL; from the exons ATGCggcgccgccgctgctgctgctgcctcctgctgctcctggcgCTGCTGTGCGAGCCgggccgcggcggggagcccgggccGGGCGCTGTTACCTGCGGGTCGGTGCTGAAGCTGCTCAACACCCGGCACAACGTGCGGCTGCACTCGCATGAGGTCAAGTACGGCTCGG GAAGTGGGCAGCAGTCGGTGACTGGAGTTGAAGCTTCAGATGACGCTAACAGTTACTGGCGGATTCGAGGGAAAAATGACGACACTTGCCAACGAGGAACACCAGTGAAGTGTGGGCAAGCAATACGGCTTACCCATGTTAACACAGGAAAAAACTTACACACACATCACTTCCCATCACCGCTGTCCAATAATCAG GAAGTAAGTGCCTTTGGAGATGACGGTGAAGGAGATGACTTGGATATATGGACAGTACAGTGCAGCGGGACACACTGGGAGCGGGAGGATGCAGTGCGTTTCAAGCACATAGGAACTGACGTCTTCCTTTCAATAACGGGAGAACAATATGGCCACCCAATCAGAGGCCAACGGGAAGTTCATGGCATGAATTCTCCTAATCATCACAACTACTGGATGGCAATGGAAGGCGTTTTCATTAAACCCAGCATGGACCCTGCAAAACACGATGAGCTATGA
- the CCDC116 gene encoding coiled-coil domain-containing protein 116 isoform X1, with amino-acid sequence MKLFPEPCAAAAGRGRRGSCRQERRESRCPFSTMVGRYYSGYLADDEDLQGAQLQRDKSSNKPTVSQVRKTYDWKALLRPASPCGCHNPTVTPDVTAFSTFETDTKVEKKGKQDDPISNVHGAAQDFSNFVDFLVDMDALDSLQQTMEEAIRKIREVIMEDEEGLLDFKEDVSSSPESESLTISCRKQCFSSSHYSSTSSSEEDWKECFKSKAGDKMGSETKLQNQCMLDKFVAQAPKKETRKRMEEVAGIVHTKSVTEKSADYYFRQEHFHIWAQLAKSSVGLHEQRATSDFFSKIKKKDKSQFEKDSSFDTKYIEKEITNVQKRPTPSDTALCYPGQQPFEPLDFLEENKLVSALQDIVNQAILELLNTTKKDGSPLFNMADDSGITGDSQPCGSSPGNIDESTQTASENVEEGKTEEEKTEEGKESKSQTREKTLKESTQKSKHGPQSLHKSKSKSPLEKPPSKPKYVPPPLPKSKPRAVEEAPPPKAKYVPPPLPKSKPRPPVEKPPPKPKYVPPPLPKPKPKKPAMAEEELSFSQSTGRFLSRHQFYGQILKTDLSGGHLKGKLYRRQEEIVDFLVENAAKHVLYKYNYEKSLSEKLGFISVPVTKVLLEIMFGFKKLKGSGIRLSSQIDWAEVYQQVNAKRPTKPQKLSSKSGDKKTAHSKPKMITGKVKLIEKPTEQNISSLPEITEIVPLKFPDDIPQSGEDLQGLDSVEALRQMSFSRKSIIPIDSQRKLSAVLLDTEGQNSIESSRQSLSSRRASITSESNRKSPTVLPDTEAQDSVEPLWEASSSRRTSITRESSRKSSTVLLDTEGQNSVEPLWQTSSSRRTSIMEGSNRKSSTILPDTEGQNSVESLRQSSFSQRTSITGDSSRKSSTVLPKI; translated from the exons ATGAAACTCTTTCCAGAGCCTtgtgcagctgcagcaggaagaggaagaagagggagctgcaggcaggagaggagggagagtcGCTGTCCTTTCAGCACCATGGTGGGCCGCTACTACTCAGGCTATTTGGCAGATGATGAAGATCTTCAAGGAGCCCAG TTACAGAGAGACAAATCGTCAAACAAGCCAACTGTCTCCCAAGTGAGAAAAACATATGACTGGAAAGCCCTGCTGAGACCAGCTTCTCCCTGTGGATGCCACAATCCAACCGTAACACCAGATGTTACGGCTTTTAGCACATTTGAGACTGACACTAAAGTGGAGAAAAAAGGGAAGCAGGATGATCCCATCTCTAATGTCCATGGGGCTGCACAGGATTTCTCCAATTTTGTGGACTTCTTGGTCGACATGGATGCATTGGACAGCCTCCAGCAAACCATGGAAGAGGCAATCCGGAAAATAAGGGAAGTAATAATGGAGGATGAAGAGGGTTTACTTGATTTCAAAGAGGATGTCAGTTCTAGTCCAGAAAGTGAGTCTTTGACCATCTCCTGTCGAAAGCAGTGTTTCAGCTCAAGTCATTATTCCTCCACATCCAGCTCAGAGGAAGACTGGAAAGAATGTTTCAAAAGCAAGGCCGGGGATAAGATGGGCAGTGAAACCAAACTCCAGAATCAGTGCATGCTGGATAAGTTTGTAGCTCAAGCCCCAAAGAAAGAAACAAGGAAGAGGATGGAAGAAGTGGCTGGGATAGTCCACACAAAG AGTGTTACAGAAAAATCAGCTGATTATTATTTCCGTCAAGAACACTTTCACATTTGGGCACAATTGGCAAAGTCTTCTGTTGGCCTCCATGAACAACGAGCTACATCAGATTTTTTCTCTAAGATTAAGAAGAAAGATAAGTCTCAGTTTGAGAAAGACTCATCTTTTGATACTAAATACATTGAAAAAGAAATCACAAATGTCCAGAAACGACCCACTCCATCCGATACTGCTCTCTGTTATCCTGGTCAGCAGCCATTTGAACCCCTGGATTTCTTAGAAGAAAATAAATTAGTCTCTGCTCTTCAAGATATTGTAAATCAGGCCATTCTAGAATTATTGAATACAACAAAGAAAGACGGATCCCCTTTATTTAACATGGCCGATGACTCTGGCATTACTGGTGATTCCCAGCCATGTGGTTCTTCACCTGGAAATATAGATGAGTCGACTCAAACAGCTTCAGAAAATGTAGAGGAGGGAAAGACAGAGGAGGAAAAgacagaggagggaaaggaatCCAAGTCACAGACAAGAGAGAAGACATTAAAAGAATCTACACAAAAATCAAAACATGGACCACAGTCACTTCATAAATCCAAGTCAAAATCTCCACTTGAGAAACCTCCATCGAAACCAAAATATGTGCCACCCCCACTTCCTAAATCCAAGCCTAGGGCAGTAGAAGAGGCACCTCCACCCAAAGCAAAATATGTACCGCCCCCACTCCCTAAATCCAAGCCTCGTCCACCAGTTGAGAAACCTCCTCCCAAACCGAAATATGTGCCACCCCCACTTCCTAAGCCTAAGCCAAAGAAACCGGCAATGGCAGAAGAGGAACTTTCATTTTCCCAG TCTACTGGTCGTTTTCTTTCAAGACATCAGTTTTACGGacagattttaaaaacagatctATCAGGTGGACACTTGAAAGGCAAGCTTTACAGAAGACAAGAGGAGATTGTTGACTTTCTTGTTGAAAATGCAGCCAAACATGTATTGTACAAGTATAACTATGAAAAGTCATTGTCAGAGAAACTTGGGTTTATTTCAGTTCCTGTAACAAAGGTACTCCTTGAGATAATGTTtggctttaaaaaattaaaaggcaGCGGCATAAGGTTATCATCACAGATTGATTGGGCTGAAGTATATCAGCAGGTAAATGCAAAAAGACCCACTAAACCCCAAAAGCTTAGTTCAAAGAGTGGTGACAAAAAAACCGCTCATTCTAAACCAAAAATGATCACTGGCAAGGTAAAATTAATTGAGAAACCCACTGAACAAAACATCTCTTCTCTGCCAGAAATAACTGAAATAGTTCCTCTAAAATTCCCTGATGATATACCACAAAGTGGAGAGGATTTGCAAGGTCTGGATTCTGTTGAAGCCTTAAGACAAATGTCATTTTCTAGAAAGTCTATCATTCCCATTGATAGCCAGAGAAAGTTATCTGCTGTTTTACTGGACACTGAGGGACAGAATTCTATAGAATCTTCTAGGCAATCCTTGTCTTCTCGAAGGGCTAGCATCACCAGTGAGAGCAACAGAAAATCACCGACAGTTTTACCAGACACGGAAGCCCAGGATTCTGTAGAACCTCTTTGGGAAGCCTCATCTTCTAGAAGGACTAGCATCACCAGGGAGAGCAGCCGAAAATCGTCAACTGTTTTACTTGACACTGAAGGCCAGAATTCTGTAGAACCTCTATGGCAAACCTCATCTTCTCGAAGGACTAGTATCATGGAGGGGAGCAATAGAAAATCATCGACTATTTTACCAGACACTGAAGGCCAGAATTCTGTAGAATCTCTAAGGCAATCCTCATTTTCTCAAAGGACTAGCATCACAGGGGACAGCAGCCGAAAATCATCAACTGTTCTCCCCAAAATCTGA
- the CCDC116 gene encoding coiled-coil domain-containing protein 116 isoform X2 has translation MVGRYYSGYLADDEDLQGAQLQRDKSSNKPTVSQVRKTYDWKALLRPASPCGCHNPTVTPDVTAFSTFETDTKVEKKGKQDDPISNVHGAAQDFSNFVDFLVDMDALDSLQQTMEEAIRKIREVIMEDEEGLLDFKEDVSSSPESESLTISCRKQCFSSSHYSSTSSSEEDWKECFKSKAGDKMGSETKLQNQCMLDKFVAQAPKKETRKRMEEVAGIVHTKSVTEKSADYYFRQEHFHIWAQLAKSSVGLHEQRATSDFFSKIKKKDKSQFEKDSSFDTKYIEKEITNVQKRPTPSDTALCYPGQQPFEPLDFLEENKLVSALQDIVNQAILELLNTTKKDGSPLFNMADDSGITGDSQPCGSSPGNIDESTQTASENVEEGKTEEEKTEEGKESKSQTREKTLKESTQKSKHGPQSLHKSKSKSPLEKPPSKPKYVPPPLPKSKPRAVEEAPPPKAKYVPPPLPKSKPRPPVEKPPPKPKYVPPPLPKPKPKKPAMAEEELSFSQSTGRFLSRHQFYGQILKTDLSGGHLKGKLYRRQEEIVDFLVENAAKHVLYKYNYEKSLSEKLGFISVPVTKVLLEIMFGFKKLKGSGIRLSSQIDWAEVYQQVNAKRPTKPQKLSSKSGDKKTAHSKPKMITGKVKLIEKPTEQNISSLPEITEIVPLKFPDDIPQSGEDLQGLDSVEALRQMSFSRKSIIPIDSQRKLSAVLLDTEGQNSIESSRQSLSSRRASITSESNRKSPTVLPDTEAQDSVEPLWEASSSRRTSITRESSRKSSTVLLDTEGQNSVEPLWQTSSSRRTSIMEGSNRKSSTILPDTEGQNSVESLRQSSFSQRTSITGDSSRKSSTVLPKI, from the exons ATGGTGGGCCGCTACTACTCAGGCTATTTGGCAGATGATGAAGATCTTCAAGGAGCCCAG TTACAGAGAGACAAATCGTCAAACAAGCCAACTGTCTCCCAAGTGAGAAAAACATATGACTGGAAAGCCCTGCTGAGACCAGCTTCTCCCTGTGGATGCCACAATCCAACCGTAACACCAGATGTTACGGCTTTTAGCACATTTGAGACTGACACTAAAGTGGAGAAAAAAGGGAAGCAGGATGATCCCATCTCTAATGTCCATGGGGCTGCACAGGATTTCTCCAATTTTGTGGACTTCTTGGTCGACATGGATGCATTGGACAGCCTCCAGCAAACCATGGAAGAGGCAATCCGGAAAATAAGGGAAGTAATAATGGAGGATGAAGAGGGTTTACTTGATTTCAAAGAGGATGTCAGTTCTAGTCCAGAAAGTGAGTCTTTGACCATCTCCTGTCGAAAGCAGTGTTTCAGCTCAAGTCATTATTCCTCCACATCCAGCTCAGAGGAAGACTGGAAAGAATGTTTCAAAAGCAAGGCCGGGGATAAGATGGGCAGTGAAACCAAACTCCAGAATCAGTGCATGCTGGATAAGTTTGTAGCTCAAGCCCCAAAGAAAGAAACAAGGAAGAGGATGGAAGAAGTGGCTGGGATAGTCCACACAAAG AGTGTTACAGAAAAATCAGCTGATTATTATTTCCGTCAAGAACACTTTCACATTTGGGCACAATTGGCAAAGTCTTCTGTTGGCCTCCATGAACAACGAGCTACATCAGATTTTTTCTCTAAGATTAAGAAGAAAGATAAGTCTCAGTTTGAGAAAGACTCATCTTTTGATACTAAATACATTGAAAAAGAAATCACAAATGTCCAGAAACGACCCACTCCATCCGATACTGCTCTCTGTTATCCTGGTCAGCAGCCATTTGAACCCCTGGATTTCTTAGAAGAAAATAAATTAGTCTCTGCTCTTCAAGATATTGTAAATCAGGCCATTCTAGAATTATTGAATACAACAAAGAAAGACGGATCCCCTTTATTTAACATGGCCGATGACTCTGGCATTACTGGTGATTCCCAGCCATGTGGTTCTTCACCTGGAAATATAGATGAGTCGACTCAAACAGCTTCAGAAAATGTAGAGGAGGGAAAGACAGAGGAGGAAAAgacagaggagggaaaggaatCCAAGTCACAGACAAGAGAGAAGACATTAAAAGAATCTACACAAAAATCAAAACATGGACCACAGTCACTTCATAAATCCAAGTCAAAATCTCCACTTGAGAAACCTCCATCGAAACCAAAATATGTGCCACCCCCACTTCCTAAATCCAAGCCTAGGGCAGTAGAAGAGGCACCTCCACCCAAAGCAAAATATGTACCGCCCCCACTCCCTAAATCCAAGCCTCGTCCACCAGTTGAGAAACCTCCTCCCAAACCGAAATATGTGCCACCCCCACTTCCTAAGCCTAAGCCAAAGAAACCGGCAATGGCAGAAGAGGAACTTTCATTTTCCCAG TCTACTGGTCGTTTTCTTTCAAGACATCAGTTTTACGGacagattttaaaaacagatctATCAGGTGGACACTTGAAAGGCAAGCTTTACAGAAGACAAGAGGAGATTGTTGACTTTCTTGTTGAAAATGCAGCCAAACATGTATTGTACAAGTATAACTATGAAAAGTCATTGTCAGAGAAACTTGGGTTTATTTCAGTTCCTGTAACAAAGGTACTCCTTGAGATAATGTTtggctttaaaaaattaaaaggcaGCGGCATAAGGTTATCATCACAGATTGATTGGGCTGAAGTATATCAGCAGGTAAATGCAAAAAGACCCACTAAACCCCAAAAGCTTAGTTCAAAGAGTGGTGACAAAAAAACCGCTCATTCTAAACCAAAAATGATCACTGGCAAGGTAAAATTAATTGAGAAACCCACTGAACAAAACATCTCTTCTCTGCCAGAAATAACTGAAATAGTTCCTCTAAAATTCCCTGATGATATACCACAAAGTGGAGAGGATTTGCAAGGTCTGGATTCTGTTGAAGCCTTAAGACAAATGTCATTTTCTAGAAAGTCTATCATTCCCATTGATAGCCAGAGAAAGTTATCTGCTGTTTTACTGGACACTGAGGGACAGAATTCTATAGAATCTTCTAGGCAATCCTTGTCTTCTCGAAGGGCTAGCATCACCAGTGAGAGCAACAGAAAATCACCGACAGTTTTACCAGACACGGAAGCCCAGGATTCTGTAGAACCTCTTTGGGAAGCCTCATCTTCTAGAAGGACTAGCATCACCAGGGAGAGCAGCCGAAAATCGTCAACTGTTTTACTTGACACTGAAGGCCAGAATTCTGTAGAACCTCTATGGCAAACCTCATCTTCTCGAAGGACTAGTATCATGGAGGGGAGCAATAGAAAATCATCGACTATTTTACCAGACACTGAAGGCCAGAATTCTGTAGAATCTCTAAGGCAATCCTCATTTTCTCAAAGGACTAGCATCACAGGGGACAGCAGCCGAAAATCATCAACTGTTCTCCCCAAAATCTGA